A region of the Serinicoccus profundi genome:
GACGAAGCGCCCCACGGCCTGGGCGAAGAACAGCGGCGTCGAGGTCGACGTGGCGTAGACCCCGACCGCGAGCCGGGGCACGTCGACACCCTCGGACACCATGCGCACGGCGACCATCCAGCGGGAGTCCCCGGAGGCATACTCCTCGATGCGCGCGGAGGCGCCGGCGTCGTCGGAGAGCACCACCGTCGCCGCCTCACCGGTGATCTCGCGCAGCTGCTTGGCGTAGGAGCGGGCCGAGCGCTGGTCGGTGGCGATGACCAGGCCGCCGGCGTCCTCGACGTGCCGGCGCACCTCGGTGAGCCGCTTGTCGGCGGCCCGTAGCACCGCCGGCACCCAGTCGCCCGCCGGGTCGAGCGCGGTGCGCCACGCCTGCTTGGTGACGTCCTGCGTGAGGGGCTCACCGAGCCGGGCCTCGAGCTCGTCACCGACCTTGGTCCGCCAGCGCATGGTGCCGCCGTAGGACAGGAAGAGCACGGGGCGCACGACCCCGTCCCGCAGGGCGTCGGCATACCCGTAGGTGAAGTCCGCGGAAGACCGCAGGATCCCCTCGGCGTCCATCTCGTAGCGCACGAACGGGATGGCCGCGGTGTCGGAGCGGAACGGCGTCCCGGTCAGTGCGAGCCGCCGGGTCGCCGGCTCGAAGGCGTCGCGCACCGCCTCGCCCCAGGAGAGCGCGTCACCGCCGTGGTGCACCTCGTCGAGGATGACGAGGGTGCGCGCGGCCTCGGTGCGCGCCCGGTGCAGCAGCGGCTTGCTCGCGACCCCGGCGTAGGTCACGGCGACCCCGTCGAAGTCCTGGCTGTGCCGGCCCTGGGCGTTGGCGAAGCGCGGGTCGATCCGGATGCCCACCTTGGCAGCCGCCTCGGCCCACTGCGTCTTGAGGTGCTCGGTGGGCGCCACGACGGTGATCCGCTGCACCTCGCCGCGGTCCAGCAGCTCGGTCGCGACCCGCAGCGCGAAGGTCGTCTTGCCCGCGCCGGGTGTCGCCACCGCGAGGAAGTCACGGGGCCGATCGGCGAGGTAGGTCTCCAGCGCCGCCGCCTGCCACGCACGCAGCTTGCCCGCGGTCCCCCAGGCGGCACGCTCGGGGTAGGCGGGTGGCAGGTGGGAGGCAGCTGAGGTCGACATCGGCGATTCAGGATAGGCGGTTTTCGGATCCGACTCACCGCCCCTCCCGCTGCCTGTGGACCGACCCCGGTCGTGGTATGCCGCACCTCCCGCCGGCGGGCAGGGCGGCGCCGGGCGCGCCTAGACTGGGGCGCATGATCGTGCGCATGTCCCAGCAGCCCCTCGACTCCCCCGAGGCCCCCACGGCGCCGTCCACGCAGACCGCCGTCCTCGAGCGGGAGGACACCCGGGTCGAGCCCGACCTGTCCGAGCCGGGCGACCACGAGCGCTTCTCGCACTACGTGCGCAAGGAGAAGATCATGGAGTCGGCCCTCAGCGGCAACCCCGTGATCGCGCTGTGCGGCAAGGTCTGGATCCCTGGGCGGGACCCGCAGAAGTTCCCGGTATGCCCGCAGTGCAAGGAGATCTACGAGGGTCTCCGCGAGCCGCAGGACGGCGGCGGCGGCAAGGACGGCGGCAGCAGCGGTAGCGGCGGCTGAGCTTCGCCGCGCAGGAGTGCGCGTGGGGCCGGGCCGCCCAGGCGTCCACCCACGACATCGCGGGTCGCGCGAGCCCGGCCGCGAGCGCCGAGCTGGTGACGTCAGTTGCGCTCGGGGTGCTCGGTCCAGGTGGTGAGGAAGGACGTCGACGAGCGCTGGCGCAGCAGCACCTCGCGCCAGAGGTCGGTGGTGTCCTCGTGGAAGGGGTCGCGCGGCTCGCGAGGCACGACCGCCCAGGCCCCGTGGCGGATCTCGGAGTCGAGCTGTCCGGCCGACCAGCCGCTGTAGCCGACGAAGATCCGGAACGCCCCGAGCTCGGGCACGACGAGTGGTGCCGGTGCGTCGAGGTCGACGAGGCCGATGCCCCCGAAGAGCAGCTGGGTGCCCAGCGGCGCGTCGCCCGGCCGGTGGCCCGGCACGCTGACCAGGCCCATCGCGGTGTCCCGGCCGACCGGCCCCCCACGGAAGAGCACGCCGGGGTCGGTCACGAAGGGCTGCCATTCGGGCAGCACGGCGTCGACGCCCGCGTCGAGGGGCTGGTTGAGCACCAGGCCGTGTGCTCCCTCCTCGTCGTGGTGCAGGACGAGCACGACCGACCCGGAGAACGGGTCGCCCGTCAGCGGGGTCGCCACGAGCAGCTGGCCGGTGATCTCCCCCTGGTGGTGGCGCGCGCCGCTCATGAGGGTGCTCGCGGAGGCGTCGAGATCTCACCCATGTCCCCATCATGACCCCAGCGGCGCCGGGCCGTCGCGGCGACCCATACCCCCGAGTGCTACCCCGATCAGGTCGACGACGGCGTCGAGCAGCTCGGCCTGCCGGCTCGGCGCGACCAGGTGCTGCAGCGGCTCGCTCACGAGCGCGTGCAGCACCATGACCGGCACGAGCCACCGAGCCCTCAGCCACCAGGCCAGGGCGGCGGGCACCGCGAAGGCGACGAGGTGGCCGACCTTGTCCAGGCCCGGGACGCCGTCGGGACCGGGCATCCGTGGGGCATACAGGCCGAATCCCTGGACGAGCAGGGAGACGAGCAGGGCGAACCACCCGAGGACGACGACGAGGTCGAGACCGGGCGGTCGAGCGGAGGCGGTGCTGGTCAGTGCGTCGCCTCGCGCGCGGCGCGGGCGGCCTTCTCGACGGCCTGCGCGACCGCCTTGGTCGCCTGCGGGTTGAAGACGCTGGGGATGATGTAGGTCGGGTTCAGCTCATCGGCCCCGACGACGTCCGCGAGGGCACTCGCCGCCGCGAGCAGCATCTCGTCGTCGATGTGGTCGCTCTGCGCATCGAGCAGGCCACGGAAGACCCCGGGGAAGACGAGGACGTTGTTGATCTGGTTGGCGAAGTCGCTGCGGCCGGTGGCGACGACCGTCGCGTGCATCCCGGCGTCGGCGGGGTCCACCTCGGGCACGGGGTTGGCCATGGCGAAGACGATGGCGTCGGAGTTCATCGTGGCGATGTCGTCACCGGTGAGGATGTTGCCCGCCGAGACCCCGATGAAGACGTCGGCCCCGGCCAGCGCCTCTTTGAGGGTGCCGATGCTGCCGGCGCGGTTGGTGTGCTCCGCGATCCAGGTGAGGTTCTCGTTGTCGCCGCGTACGACGTCGTCGCGCCCCGCGTGGACGAGGCCGTCGACGTCGGCCACGACGACCTCCGCGGCACCGGCCTTGAGCAGCAGCCGGATGATCGCCGACCCGGCGGCACCCGCGCCGGACATGACGATCTTGACCGCACCGAGCTCCTTGTCGACCACGCGCAGCGAGTTCTTGAGGGCGGCGAGCGCGACGATGGCGGTGCCGTGCTGGTCGTCGTGGAAGACGGGGATGTCGAGCTCGCGACGCAGCCGGGCCTCGATCTCGAAGCAGCGCGGGGCGGAGATGTCCTCGAGGTTGATGCCGGCGAAGCCGGGCGAGAGCGCCTTGACGATGCTGACGATCTCGTCGCTGTCGTGGGCGTCGAGGCAGATCGGGAAGGCGTCGATGTCGGCGAACCGCTTGAACAGCGCCGCCTTGCCCTCCATCACCGGCATCGCGGCGAGCGGGCCGATGTCACCGAGCCCGAGGACGGCCGACCCGTCGGTGACCACCGCGACGGTGTTGCGCTTGATGGTCAGGCTGCGTGCGTCCTCGGGGTTGTCGGCGATCGCCTGGCAGATCTTGGCCACCCCGGGGGTGTAGACCAGCGAGAGGTCGTCACGGTTGCGGATCGGCAGCTTGGACTTGACCTCGAGCTTGCCGCCCAGGTGCGCCAGGAAGGTCCGGTCGCTGACCCGGCCGATCTCGACCCCGTCGACCGAGCCGATGGCCGCGACGACCTCGGCGGCGTGGTCGGTGCCGTAGGTCGCGATCGTCAGGTCGGCCTGGAGCCGCTCCGGCCCCGAGTCGCTGATGTCGACCGCGGTGACCATGCCGCCGACCTCGGCCACGGCGGTGGTGATCTCGGAGACGGCGGTGACGCGGGCCGGCAGCTCGAGCCGGACGGTGATGGAGTTCGACACGGACGGGACGGGGCTCATGGCCCCATTGTGGCGCGTCCCCGGCAGCGAGCGGGTATGCGGCCCGCTCACCGGGCGCGCCGCCGCGCGCGAGGGTGGTCGGGAGGTCGGGGCGCCGGAGCTCACCACTGGACGACGACGTCGCACCAGGTGCGGAGCAGCTCCTCGTCGTGGGAGGCCACGAGGACCCCGCACCCCGTGCGGTGCTGGTGCTCGTGGACGGCACGGACGACCGCCCGGGCCGTCGCCGCGTCGACCATCGAGGTCGGCTCGTCGAGCAGCAGGTAGTCGGCCTCCAGCGCGAGCGCCCGGGCCAGCACCACCCGCTGCAGCTGGCCACCGGACACCTCGTCCGCCCGGCGGCCAGCCAGCTCGGGCGCGAGCCCCACGCAGTCCAGCAGCTCGGCGGCCGTGGTGTCGTCGACCGGCTGCCCCGCGAGCCGGGCGGGCTCGAGGAGTGTGCGGGCGAGCGTCCACCGGGGATCGACGCCCTGACGTGGGTCCTGGGGCACGAAGGCGATGCGTCTGCGTACCTCGGGGGGCACGGCATACCCCGTGCCGTGGATCGGCCGCCCGTCGAGGCGCACCTGGCCGTTCGAGGGGCGATGCAGCAGGGCAAGCGTGCGCAGCAGCGTGGTCTTGCCTGCCCCGGAGGG
Encoded here:
- a CDS encoding DEAD/DEAH box helicase, whose translation is MSTSAASHLPPAYPERAAWGTAGKLRAWQAAALETYLADRPRDFLAVATPGAGKTTFALRVATELLDRGEVQRITVVAPTEHLKTQWAEAAAKVGIRIDPRFANAQGRHSQDFDGVAVTYAGVASKPLLHRARTEAARTLVILDEVHHGGDALSWGEAVRDAFEPATRRLALTGTPFRSDTAAIPFVRYEMDAEGILRSSADFTYGYADALRDGVVRPVLFLSYGGTMRWRTKVGDELEARLGEPLTQDVTKQAWRTALDPAGDWVPAVLRAADKRLTEVRRHVEDAGGLVIATDQRSARSYAKQLREITGEAATVVLSDDAGASARIEEYASGDSRWMVAVRMVSEGVDVPRLAVGVYATSTSTPLFFAQAVGRFVRARRRGETASIFLPNVPLLLGHAGSMELERDHALNRKDTGEDQLWSEEDGLLEQAQAAEGASDDLEGSYEAIGSDAEFDHVLFDAEQFGLGGMPGSEDEDDYLGLPGLLEPDQVATLLRERQKKQVGRDGGRARAEAVSAHRALAEHRKELNKLVSAYAQKKGQPHAVVHAELRRTCGGPELATATSDQVQSRIETIRRWFVGRR
- a CDS encoding YqgE/AlgH family protein; the protein is MSGARHHQGEITGQLLVATPLTGDPFSGSVVLVLHHDEEGAHGLVLNQPLDAGVDAVLPEWQPFVTDPGVLFRGGPVGRDTAMGLVSVPGHRPGDAPLGTQLLFGGIGLVDLDAPAPLVVPELGAFRIFVGYSGWSAGQLDSEIRHGAWAVVPREPRDPFHEDTTDLWREVLLRQRSSTSFLTTWTEHPERN
- a CDS encoding DUF3039 domain-containing protein, whose amino-acid sequence is MIVRMSQQPLDSPEAPTAPSTQTAVLEREDTRVEPDLSEPGDHERFSHYVRKEKIMESALSGNPVIALCGKVWIPGRDPQKFPVCPQCKEIYEGLREPQDGGGGKDGGSSGSGG
- a CDS encoding NAD-dependent malic enzyme, which produces MSPVPSVSNSITVRLELPARVTAVSEITTAVAEVGGMVTAVDISDSGPERLQADLTIATYGTDHAAEVVAAIGSVDGVEIGRVSDRTFLAHLGGKLEVKSKLPIRNRDDLSLVYTPGVAKICQAIADNPEDARSLTIKRNTVAVVTDGSAVLGLGDIGPLAAMPVMEGKAALFKRFADIDAFPICLDAHDSDEIVSIVKALSPGFAGINLEDISAPRCFEIEARLRRELDIPVFHDDQHGTAIVALAALKNSLRVVDKELGAVKIVMSGAGAAGSAIIRLLLKAGAAEVVVADVDGLVHAGRDDVVRGDNENLTWIAEHTNRAGSIGTLKEALAGADVFIGVSAGNILTGDDIATMNSDAIVFAMANPVPEVDPADAGMHATVVATGRSDFANQINNVLVFPGVFRGLLDAQSDHIDDEMLLAAASALADVVGADELNPTYIIPSVFNPQATKAVAQAVEKAARAAREATH